A genomic region of Thunnus albacares chromosome 4, fThuAlb1.1, whole genome shotgun sequence contains the following coding sequences:
- the tmcc2 gene encoding transmembrane and coiled-coil domains protein 2: MLDKSEVSTLGVPSTTSHGGSDSNISADGAGTVSGIMAGGAEGSVAGEPQRTRAALEHLQQKILKVTEQIRVEQEARDDNVAEYLKLAHNADKQQASRIKQVFEKKNQKSAQTIAHLHKKLEHYHKKLKEIEQNGPARQPKDVLRDMQQGLKDVGANVRAGISGFGGGVVEGVKGGVSALTHTAVVSKPREFASLIRNKFGSADNIAHLKDTLEDGVGGHSDDTPTPRALSGSATLVSSPKYGSDDECSSATSGSGAGSNSGGAGVGGGGGMLGPTMGSPRLDGHHHHHHHVHSSWDSLLEGLQEIKASQAHMEDAIEDMKGQLQSDYSYMSQCLQEERYRYERLEEQLNDLTELHQNEMTNLKQELASMEEKVAYQSYERARDIQEAVESCLTRITKLELQQQQQQVVQLEGVENANARALLGKLINVILGLMAVLLVFVSTLANFITPLMKTRARVAATVLLTLLLFILWKQWDFVEPWLLPS, encoded by the exons CTGGACAAGAGCGAGGTGTCAACTCTAGGCGTACCCTCCACCACCAGCCATGGAGGTTCTGACAGTAACATCAGTGCGGATGGAGCCGGGACAGTGTCTGGGATCATGGCCGGGGGTGCTGAGGGTTCAGTGGCTGGCGAGCCGCAGCGGACGCGTGCTGCTCTGGAGCACCTGCAGCAGAAGATCCTGAAGGTCACCGAGCAGATTCGTGTGGAGCAGGAGGCCCGCGACGACAACGTTGCCGAGTACCTGAAGTTGGCCCACAACGCAGACAAACAGCAGGCGTCCAGGATCAAGCAAGTGTTTGAGAAGAAGAACCAGAAGTCAGCGCAGACCATCGCACATTTGCACAAAAAATTGGAGCACTATCACAAGAAGCTAAAGGAGATAGAACAG AATGGACCGGCCCGGCAGCCTAAGGATGTCCTGCGGGACATGCAGCAAGGATTAAAAGACGTAGGGGCGAATGTTCGTGCTGGGATAAGTGGTTTTGGAGGTGGAGTAGTTGAAGGGGTCAAAGGTGGAGTGTCTGCCCTCACCCACACTGCCGTGGTCTCCAAGCCGAGAGAGTTTGCCAGTCTTATCAGGAACAAGTTTGGCAGCGCAGATAACATCGCTCACCTAAAGGACACGCTCGAGGACGGAGTCGGGGGCCACTCTGACGACACCCCCACACCCCGTGCCCTGAGTGGAAGTGCCACACTGGTCTCAAGCCCCAAGTACGGCAGTGACGACGAGTGCTCAAGCGCCACGTCCGGCTCCGGAGCAGGTAGTAACTCTGGTGGTGCcggagtaggaggaggaggggggatgTTAGGGCCAACAATGGGGAGTCCCAGACTGGACgggcaccaccaccaccaccatcatgtGCATAGCTCCTGGGACTCTCTACTTGAGGGCCTGCAGGAGATCAAGGCCAGCCAGGCGCACATGGAGGACGCTATCGAGGACATGAAGGGTCAGCTGCAGAGCGACTACTCCTACATGTCACAGTGCCTGCAAGAGGAAAGATACAG GTATGAACGACTTGAAGAGCAGCTGAATGACTTAACAGAGCTGCACCAGAATGAGATGACCAACCTTAAACAGGAACTTGCCAGCATGGAGGAAAAAGTGGCGTACCAGTCCTATGAGAGGGCAAGAGACATTCAG GAGGCTGTGGAGTCTTGCCTGACCCGCATCACCAagctggagctgcagcagcaacagcaacaggtGGTCCAGCTGGAGGGGGTGGAGAACGCCAACGCTCGAGCTCTGCTGGGGAAACTCATTAACGTCATCCTGGGGCTCATGGCCGTGCTGCTGGTCTTCGTCTCCACCCTGGCCAACTTCATCACCCCACTGATGAAGACCCGAGCCCGGGTCGCCGCCACCGTCCTGCTGACCTTGCTGCTGTTCATCCTGTGGAAGCAGTGGGACTTTGTAGAGCCGTGGCTGCTGCCCAGCTGA